From a region of the Arachis ipaensis cultivar K30076 chromosome B09, Araip1.1, whole genome shotgun sequence genome:
- the LOC107618167 gene encoding formate--tetrahydrofolate ligase yields the protein MSSSKTVRKLEVVSPVPADIDIANSVEPLHISEIAKDLNLTPNHYDLYGKYKAKVLLSVLDELQGSKDGYYVVVGGITPTPLGEGKSTTTVGLCQALGAFLDKKVVTCLRQPSQGPTFGIKGGAAGGGYSQVIPMDEFNLHLTGDIHAITAANNLLAAAIDTRIFHESTQSDKALFNRLCPPNKEGKRSFSDVMFRRLKKLGISKTNPDDLTPEEVNKFARLDIDPESVTWRRVMDINDRFLRKITIGQGPEEKGMVRETGFDISVASEIMAVLALTTSLSDMRERLGKMVVGISKRGDPVTADDLGLGGALTVLMKDAIHPTLMQTLEGTPVLVHAGPFANIAHGNSSIVADKIALKLVGPGGFVVTEAGFGADIGTEKFMNIKCRYSGLTPQCAIIVATIRALKMHGGGPAVVAGKPLDHAYLSENVDLVEAGCVNMARHISNTKAYGVNVVVAINKFSTDTEAELNAVRNAALAAGAFDAVICTHHAHGGKGAVDLAIAVQKACENVSQPLKFLYPLEHGIKEKIEAIAKSYGASGVEYSEQAEKQIEMYSKQGFSQLPICMAKTQYSFSDNAAAKGAPSGFILPIRDVRASIGAGFIYPLVGTMSTMPGLPTRPCFYDIDLDTATGKVIGLS from the exons ATGAGTTCGTCAAAGACAGTGAGGAAGTTGGAGGTTGTGTCCCCTGTTCCTGCGGACATAGACATTGCTAACTCAGTTGAACCTCTTCACATCTCTGAGATTGCAAAGGATCTCAATCTCACTCCCAATCACTATGATCTTTACGGTAAATATAAGGCTAAG GTATTGTTGTCAGTTCTTGATGAACTGCAAGGATCAAAAGATGGGTACTATGTTGTGGTTGGAGGCATTACTCCAACTCCTCTTGGAGAAGGCAAATCTACTACTACTGTTGGGCTCTGTCAAGCTTTAGGAGCTTTTCTTGacaaaaag GTAGTGACATGCCTTCGGCAACCTTCACAAGGACCTACTTTTGGAATCAAAGGAGGTGCAGCTGGTGGTGGTTACAGTCAAGTGATTCCGATGGATGAGTTTAATCTTCACCTAACTGGAGATATTCATGCAATAACTGCAGCAAACAATCTCCTAGCTGCTGCAATTGATACCAGAATTTTCCATGAGTCTACACAGTCAGATAAGGCTCTCTTTAACCGATTATGCCCTCCGAACAAAGAAGGTAAAAGGAGCTTTAGTGATGTCATGTTTAGGCGTCTCAAGAAACTTGGCATCTCAAAGACAAACCCAGATGATCTCACGCCAGAAGAAGTAAATAAATTTGCTAGGCTTGATATTGACCCGGAATCTGTCACATGGAGAAGAGTAATGGATATTAATGACCGGTTCCTAAGAAAAATTACCATTGGCCAGGGACCTGAAGAGAAAGGAATGGTAAGAGAAACAGGATTTGATATTTCAGTTGCTAGTGAGATTATGGCTGTTTTGGCACTAACAACATCATTATCTGATATGAGAGAAAGGCTTGGAAAGATGGTTGTTGGTATTAGCAAGAGGGGTGATCCTGTAACTGCTGATGATCTTGGTCTTGGAGGTGCTTTAACCGTTCTAATGAAGGATGCAATTCACCCTACACTCATGCAGACCCTGGAAGGAACACCTGTTCTTGTTCACGCGGGACCATTTGCAAACATTGCTCACGGGAACTCTTCCATTGTTGCTGATAAGATTGCATTGAAGTTGGTAGGGCCAGGTGGATTTGTAGTTACTGAAGCTGGTTTTGGTGCTGACATTGGAACAGAAAAGTTCATGAACATTAAGTGCAGATATAGTGGCTTGACACCTCAGTGTGCCATCATCGTGGCAACAATAAGGGCTCTGAAAATGCATGGTGGAGGGCCAGCTGTTGTTGCTGGAAAGCCTCTGGACCATGCATATTTGTCTGAAAATGTTGATCTGGTGGAAGCTGGTTGTGTGAATATGGCAAGGCATATATCAAACACAAAAGCTTATGGTGTGAATGTCGTGGTTGCTATCAACAAGTTCTCAACTGATACGGAAGCTGAATTAAACGCAGTTAGAAACGCAGCTTTAGCTGCTGGTGCCTTTGATGCTGTAATTTGTACCCATCATGCCCAtggtggcaaaggagca GTTGACCTGGCTATTGCGGTTCAAAAAGCTTGCGAGAATGTGTCACAGCCACTGAAGTTCCTGTATCCTCTGGAACACGGCATAAAAGAGAAAATCGAAGCAATAGCAAAGTCCTACGGAGCCAGTGGCGTCGAGTACTCAGAACAG GCTGAGAAACAGATTGAGATGTATAGCAAGCAAGGATTTTCTCAGCTACCAATATGCATGGCTAAGACTCAGTATTCATTCTCAGACAATGCTGCAGCAAAGGGAGCTCCAAGTGGCTTCATCTTACCCATAAGGGATGTTAGAGCCAGCATTGGAGCTGGTTTCATTTATCCATTGGTTGGAACAATGAGCACCATGCCAGGGCTTCCAACTAGACCATGCTTCTATGACATTGATCTTGATACAGCAACAGGAAAAGTCATTGGTCTCTCTTAA
- the LOC107617710 gene encoding transketolase, chloroplastic encodes MASSSSLHLSQALLARAVYLHGSSSDRVSLTTTSTLSSFPSFSGLKTLSSASSSSSSSSSSSSSSSNCGGLGVTSRAPRRVGSVVRATAVETLDKTTEASLVEKSINTIRFLSIDAVEKANSGHPGLPMGCAPMGHILYDEVMRYNPKNPSWFNRDRFILSAGHGCMLQYALLHLAGYDSVQEEDLKSFRQWGSRTPGHPENFETYGVEVTTGPLGQGIANAVGLALAEKHLAARFNKPDSEIVDHYTYVILGDGCQMEGISNEACSLAGHWGLGKLIAFYDDNHISIDGDTEIAFTENVDKRFEALGWHVIWVKNGNTGYDEIRAAIKEAKAVKDKPTLIKVTTTIGYGSPNKANSYSVHGSALGAKEVDATRKNLGWPYEPFHVPEDVKKHWSRHAPEGAVLEAEWNAKFAEYSKKYPEEAAELKYIITGEFPAGWEKALPTYTPESPADATRNLSQQNLNSLAKVLPGLIGGSADLASSNMTLLKMFGDFQKGTPEERNVRFGVREHGMGAICNGIALHSPGFIPYCATFFVFTDYMRAAIRISALCEAGVIYVMTHDSIGLGEDGPTHQPIEHLASFRAMPNILMLRPADGNETAGAYKVAVLNKKRPSILALSRQKLAQLPGTSIEGVEKGGYIISDNSSGNKPDVILIGTGSELEIAAAAGEEIRKEGKAVRVVSFVSWELFDEQSAEYKESVLPAAVTARVSIEAGSTFGWQKIVGSQGKAIGIDRFGASAPAGKIYKEFGITKEAVIAAAKELS; translated from the exons ATGGCTTCCTCTTCTTCCTTGCATCTTTCTCAGGCTCTTTTGGCACGTGCTGTATACCTTCATGGCTCTTCCTCAGACCGTGTCTCACTCACCACTACTTCCACTCTCTCCTCATTCCCATCATTCTCTGGCCTCAAGACActctcttctgcttcttcttcttcttcttcttcttcttcttcttcttcttcttcttcaaattgtGGCGGTTTAGGCGTCACATCACGTGCTCCACGCAGGGTTGGTTCTGTGGTTCGTGCCACTGCGGTTGAGACACTTGACAAGACCACAGAGGCATCTCTGGTTGAGAAATCCATCAACACAATTCGGTTCCTTTCCATTGATGCAGTTGAGAAGGCTAACTCAGGCCACCCTGGTCTCCCCATGGGTTGTGCTCCAATGGGTCACATTCTCTATGATGAGGTCATGAGGTATAATCCCAAGAACCCTTCTTGGTTCAACCGTGACAGGTTCATTCTCTCTGCTGGCCATGGATGCATGCTCCAGTATGCTCTCCTTCACCTTGCAGGCTATGACAGTGTTCAG GAAGAAGATTTGAAGAGTTTCAGACAATGGGGAAGCAGAACTCCTGGACACCCTGAGAATTTTGAGACATATGGAGTTGAAGTTACCACAG GTCCTCTTGGTCAAGGAATTGCCAATGCAGTTGGTTTGGCACTTGCTGAGAAGCACTTGGCTGCGCGGTTTAACAAGCCTGACAGCGAGATTGTGGACCATTACAC GTATGTTATATTGGGTGATGGTTGCCAAATGGAGGGAATTTCGAATGAAGCATGCTCACTTGCTGGACACTGGGGACTGGGGAAGCTTATTGCTTTCTATGATGACAACCACATTTCCATTGATGGTGACACAGAAATTGCATTCACTGAGAATGTTGACAAGCGTTTCGAGGCTCTTGGATGGCATGTCATTTGGGTAAAGAATGGAAACACCGGCTATGATGAGATTCGTGCAGCTATTAAAGAAGCAAAGGCTGTCAAAGACAAACCCACTTTGATCAAG GTGACAACTACCATTGGATACGGTTCTCCAAACAAGGCTAACAGTTATAGTGTTCATGGAAGTGCATTAGGTGCTAAAGAAGTGGATGCTACAAGGAAGAATCTTGGATGGCCATATGAGCCTTTCCATGTTCCTGAGGATGTTAAAAA GCATTGGAGCCGCCATGCCCCTGAAGGTGCAGTGCTTGAAGCGGAATGGAACGCTAAGTTTGCTGAATACTCGAAGAAATATCCAGAAGAAGCTGCAGAGCTGAAGTATATTATTACCGGCGAATTCCCTGCCGGTTGGGAGAAAGCACTGCCG ACATACACTCCAGAAAGCCCTGCTGATGCTACCAGAAACTTGTCTCAGCAGAATCTCAATTCCCTTGCTAAGGTTCTTCCTGGCCTGATTGGTGGCAGTGCTGATCTTGCCTCTTCCAACATGACCTTGTTGAAAATGTTTGGAGATTTCCAAAAGGGTACTCCGGAAGAACGCAATGTTAGATTTGGTGTCAGGGAACATGGAATGGGAGCAATCTGCAATGGCATTGCTCTTCACAGCCCCGGATTTATTCCATACTGTGCAACTTTCTTTGTCTTCACTGACTACATGAGAGCTGCCATAAGGATTTCTGCGCTGTGTGAAGCCGGAGTTATCTATGTTATGACTCATGATTCCATTGGACTTGGAGAGGATGGGCCTACTCATCAGCCAATAGAGCACTTGGCAAGTTTCCGGGCGATGCCAAACATTTTGATGCTTCGTCCAGCTGATGGTAATGAAACTGCTGGAGCATACAAGGTTGCCGTGCTCAACAAGAAAAGACCCTCAATTCTAGCCCTTTCTAGGCAGAAGTTGGCCCAACTTCCAGGAACTTCTATTGAAGGAGTTGAAAAGGGAGGCTACATCATTTCGGATAACTCATCAGGTAACAAGCCTGATGTGATTTTGATTGGAACCGGCTCTGAGTTGGAGATTGCTGCTGCAGCCGGCGAGGAGATAAGGAAGGAAGGAAAAGCCGTTAGAGTTGTTTCTTTTGTCAGCTGGGAGCTTTTCGACGAGCAATCAGCTGAATATAAGGAGAGTGTTCTCCCTGCTGCTGTAACGGCTAGAGTTAGCATAGAAGCCGGATCAACATTCGGTTGGCAGAAGATTGTTGGCAGCCAGGGGAAAGCCATAGGCATTGACCGTTTTGGAGCAAGTGCTCCAGCAGGGAAGATATACAAGGAGTTTGGTATCACCAAGGAAGCTGTTATTGCTGCTGCAAAAGAACTTTCATAA